In Chryseobacterium lactis, a single genomic region encodes these proteins:
- a CDS encoding serine hydrolase, with protein MKQKLSFFIFLLTVGLANAQVEEKKLDELIQNTLKTFDVPGMSVGIVKDGKITYSKGFGVRSLTTKQPMDDNTLVGIASNSKGFTCVALAILADEGKLNWDDKVSKYIPEFQMYDPYVSQNVTIKDLITHRAGLGLGQGDLMFFPEGGSLTVNDIVHNVRYLKPENPFRTKLDYNNIMFIVAGEVIHRISGLSWAEFIEQRIMKPVGMTASFGSYNRAKAATNKIDAHAPVDGKAIAVPHDWNETGNAAGGIMSNIKDMTSWAEFLMNNFTTKDGKKLVSDKNAQQLWSLQIPDRVAAKNPYDTSFYGYGLGWFLSDVKGHKQVQHTGGLIGTVTQFTLIPDLKLGIVVLTNQQSGAAFNTITNTVKDSYLGVADRNWLKTYGDRMSKINADYDKQKKEAFAKSEAFKKEKALQPKAEQFIGTYNDIWFGDVDIAQQGNAYRVSCKNSPRLKGELLPFSNNSFIIKWDDRSYDADTYIIFEYDENGKAQSAKLKPISDVTDFSFDFDDLDLKRK; from the coding sequence ATGAAACAGAAACTTTCTTTTTTCATTTTTCTTTTGACCGTAGGATTGGCCAATGCACAGGTTGAAGAAAAAAAACTGGATGAGTTGATCCAAAATACCCTGAAGACCTTTGATGTGCCGGGAATGTCGGTAGGAATTGTAAAAGATGGTAAAATTACCTACTCCAAAGGCTTTGGTGTGCGCTCTCTTACTACGAAACAACCCATGGATGACAATACTTTGGTGGGAATTGCTTCTAATTCTAAAGGCTTTACCTGTGTCGCACTGGCGATTCTTGCAGATGAAGGAAAGTTGAACTGGGACGACAAAGTTTCTAAATATATCCCTGAATTTCAGATGTATGATCCCTATGTTTCTCAAAATGTAACCATTAAAGATCTGATTACTCACAGAGCCGGATTAGGACTTGGACAGGGAGATTTAATGTTTTTTCCGGAGGGAGGTAGCTTAACCGTGAATGATATTGTTCACAATGTAAGATATTTAAAACCCGAAAATCCTTTCAGAACGAAACTGGACTATAATAACATCATGTTTATCGTGGCCGGAGAAGTGATTCACAGAATTTCAGGACTAAGCTGGGCAGAATTTATCGAACAGAGAATTATGAAACCGGTAGGAATGACTGCGAGTTTTGGAAGTTACAACAGAGCCAAAGCTGCAACCAATAAGATTGATGCCCACGCCCCGGTAGACGGAAAAGCAATAGCCGTTCCTCACGACTGGAATGAAACGGGTAACGCCGCCGGAGGAATCATGAGCAATATTAAGGACATGACAAGCTGGGCAGAATTTTTAATGAATAACTTTACAACCAAAGATGGCAAAAAGCTGGTGTCGGATAAAAATGCTCAACAGTTATGGAGCCTGCAGATTCCTGACAGGGTTGCTGCAAAAAATCCATATGATACAAGTTTCTACGGATATGGTTTAGGATGGTTTTTAAGTGATGTGAAAGGTCACAAACAAGTACAGCATACCGGAGGATTAATCGGAACAGTGACACAGTTTACTTTAATTCCTGATCTTAAATTGGGAATTGTGGTATTGACTAATCAACAGTCCGGGGCTGCTTTCAATACCATCACAAATACGGTAAAAGACTCATATCTTGGAGTAGCAGACAGAAACTGGCTGAAAACATACGGAGACAGAATGTCTAAAATAAATGCAGATTATGACAAACAAAAGAAGGAAGCATTTGCAAAATCCGAAGCATTTAAAAAAGAAAAAGCACTTCAGCCAAAAGCAGAACAGTTTATCGGAACATATAACGATATTTGGTTTGGGGATGTAGACATTGCTCAGCAAGGAAATGCATATAGAGTTTCGTGTAAAAACTCACCAAGATTAAAAGGTGAGCTGCTTCCGTTTTCCAACAATTCTTTCATTATAAAATGGGATGACAGAAGCTACGATGCCGATACCTATATCATTTTTGAGTATGATGAGAACGGAAAAGCACAATCTGCAAAGTTGAAGCCTATTTCTGATGTGACGGATTTCAGTTTTGATTTTGATGATCTGGATTTGAAAAGGAAATAG
- a CDS encoding retropepsin-like aspartic protease, which produces MINKLFFALIFLSLFLSSGWVEVVSAQKHIPVIKATSDHSVIYDGTDVKIDWKLDPKLRPDIYYVNIPYKKSKVELVTDQQRISFNTQYGESHNLIVLLNGKDSCFVRIMAKEDPSFNSLKPAGPYPLEIPFTIIGSRIYCKGLLNEKEEVNIQFDLGAGTSCVNKLSSEKLKLTFTGKSTISNTQGTNEARTSSGNTLKIGNAVWNDIPLTEVGNMKAEEDLIVGNSFFRDKIIEIDYDRKIMMVYTELPAKAKEFKKQRVFYEQNRPKFNVSFVQNDKKYSFWFLFDTGRDGTMLIGDDFTSQGKNWENLKELQMVNERKLVRLNAFIGGREFKDIVTNAADPLKPTGRPTLFGNQILSQFNVILDNTKGMLYLKPNGREKEPYMNYERYLKEVVNKK; this is translated from the coding sequence ATGATAAACAAACTTTTTTTTGCACTTATTTTTTTATCTCTTTTCCTTTCATCCGGATGGGTAGAAGTGGTATCAGCACAAAAACATATTCCTGTCATTAAAGCTACCAGTGATCATTCTGTAATTTACGACGGAACTGATGTTAAAATAGACTGGAAACTTGATCCAAAACTGCGACCTGATATTTACTACGTAAACATACCTTACAAGAAAAGTAAAGTGGAGCTTGTTACTGATCAGCAGAGGATAAGTTTCAATACCCAATATGGAGAAAGTCATAATCTGATTGTTTTGTTAAATGGAAAAGACAGTTGTTTTGTTCGTATCATGGCCAAAGAAGATCCTTCTTTTAATTCATTGAAACCAGCCGGGCCTTATCCTTTGGAAATCCCTTTCACTATTATTGGCTCACGGATTTATTGTAAAGGACTTTTGAATGAAAAAGAAGAAGTCAACATACAATTTGATCTTGGGGCAGGAACATCATGCGTTAATAAGCTATCTTCAGAAAAACTGAAGCTTACGTTTACAGGTAAATCAACAATAAGCAATACACAAGGTACCAATGAAGCACGTACCAGCTCCGGAAATACATTGAAAATAGGTAATGCTGTTTGGAATGATATTCCTTTAACAGAAGTAGGCAATATGAAAGCTGAAGAAGATCTTATTGTAGGAAACAGCTTTTTTAGAGATAAGATTATTGAAATTGATTATGACCGGAAAATAATGATGGTATATACCGAATTACCGGCCAAAGCAAAGGAATTTAAGAAACAAAGAGTCTTCTATGAACAAAATCGTCCGAAATTTAATGTGAGTTTTGTTCAGAATGATAAGAAATACTCTTTTTGGTTTCTGTTTGATACGGGAAGAGACGGAACCATGCTGATTGGAGATGATTTCACAAGCCAGGGCAAAAACTGGGAAAATTTAAAAGAGCTTCAAATGGTGAATGAAAGAAAGCTTGTCCGGTTAAATGCTTTTATCGGTGGGAGAGAATTTAAGGATATTGTAACCAATGCTGCAGATCCTTTAAAACCTACCGGAAGGCCAACATTGTTTGGAAATCAAATCCTGAGTCAGTTTAATGTAATTCTGGATAATACAAAAGGAATGCTTTACTTAAAGCCGAACGGTCGCGAAAAGGAACCTTACATGAATTATGAAAGATATTTGAAAGAGGTCGTTAATAAAAAGTAA
- a CDS encoding SixA phosphatase family protein encodes MKRLILVRHAKSDWPEETEDFDRPLADKGLEDAMNMSRFLKNNQISIDHFVSSPAVRALNTCKIFNQTYQLKCSTDEKLYNPSERSFESVIYDLDDQLSSVAFFSHNNGISNFANSISEDIFHFPTCGVAGFEVDCNSWSEFDGAKKKLLFFYEPGKI; translated from the coding sequence ATGAAGAGACTCATCCTCGTAAGACATGCAAAAAGCGACTGGCCGGAAGAAACGGAGGACTTTGACAGACCTTTGGCAGATAAAGGTTTGGAGGATGCTATGAACATGTCCAGATTTTTAAAAAACAATCAGATTTCGATTGATCATTTCGTATCCAGCCCGGCAGTACGGGCGTTGAACACGTGCAAAATCTTTAACCAAACGTATCAGCTGAAATGTTCTACCGACGAAAAGTTGTACAATCCCTCTGAAAGAAGTTTTGAATCTGTAATCTATGACCTGGATGACCAGCTGAGTTCTGTAGCATTTTTCTCCCACAACAATGGAATTTCCAATTTTGCCAATTCTATTTCTGAAGACATCTTCCATTTCCCAACCTGTGGAGTGGCCGGTTTTGAAGTAGACTGCAATTCATGGTCAGAATTTGACGGTGCCAAAAAGAAACTCCTTTTCTTCTATGAGCCCGGGAAAATATAA
- the ruvX gene encoding Holliday junction resolvase RuvX, whose translation MGQILAIDYGKARCGIAATDDMQIIASGLDTVETRFLLEFLKKYFNENKVDEVVVGLPIDLKGNVSEVETDILKFIEEFKKEFSDIAVHRFDERFTSKMASFFISQSGKNKKKRQEKGLIDKVSATIILQNFLEQRVR comes from the coding sequence ATGGGACAAATCCTTGCAATAGACTACGGAAAGGCTCGTTGTGGCATCGCTGCAACGGATGATATGCAGATTATAGCCAGCGGACTGGATACGGTTGAGACCCGATTTTTGTTGGAGTTTTTAAAAAAATATTTCAATGAAAATAAGGTAGATGAAGTAGTAGTTGGGCTTCCCATAGATTTGAAAGGAAATGTTTCAGAAGTGGAAACTGATATTTTAAAATTCATTGAAGAATTTAAGAAAGAATTTTCGGATATTGCAGTCCATCGTTTTGATGAAAGATTTACTTCCAAAATGGCGTCTTTTTTTATATCCCAAAGTGGAAAAAATAAAAAAAAGAGACAAGAGAAAGGACTAATAGATAAAGTAAGTGCAACCATCATATTGCAGAATTTTTTAGAACAAAGAGTAAGATGA
- the def gene encoding peptide deformylase, whose protein sequence is MILPIRAFGDPVLRKVGKDIDKDYPELQELIDNMFETMYSANGIGLAAPQIGLDVRLFVIDVTPLAEDEDYEDIKDELAEFRKVFINARILEESGEEWKFNEGCLSIPDVREDVKRKGTIVIEYYDENFVKHTETFSDIRARVIQHEYDHIEGVLFTDHLSSLKKKLVKGKLAKISQGDVSIGYKMRFPK, encoded by the coding sequence ATGATATTACCGATAAGAGCTTTTGGGGATCCTGTTTTGAGAAAAGTAGGAAAAGATATAGACAAAGATTATCCCGAATTACAGGAATTGATAGATAACATGTTCGAAACGATGTACAGCGCAAATGGCATAGGTCTTGCTGCGCCTCAGATCGGTTTGGATGTTCGTCTGTTTGTAATCGATGTGACGCCGCTTGCGGAAGATGAAGATTATGAGGATATCAAAGATGAATTGGCAGAGTTCAGAAAAGTATTCATTAATGCCAGAATCCTTGAAGAATCAGGTGAAGAATGGAAGTTTAACGAAGGTTGCCTGTCTATTCCCGACGTAAGAGAAGACGTGAAAAGAAAAGGAACAATCGTTATAGAGTATTATGACGAAAATTTTGTAAAACATACAGAAACTTTTTCCGATATTAGAGCCCGCGTAATTCAACATGAATACGATCATATTGAAGGGGTCTTATTTACCGATCATCTGAGTTCATTGAAGAAGAAACTGGTAAAAGGAAAATTGGCAAAGATTTCTCAAGGTGATGTAAGCATCGGTTACAAAATGAGATTTCCAAAATAA
- a CDS encoding DUF5606 family protein, with translation MLLEKIISISGKPGLYKLVSQLRNGFIIEDVTNKKKVSIGNSSQVSLLDNIAMFTFEKEVPLFEVFENIAKNNEYKETISHKSSDGDLKDFMLSSLPNYDTERVYASDIKKLAQWYNILHKAGYITPDSFVKAEPETLDGEPAEEVSIEKEAKKAAPKAEKPAVPKVKATSAAKSAPKSTHSKKG, from the coding sequence ATGCTGTTAGAAAAAATAATTTCAATTTCTGGAAAACCAGGACTTTACAAATTAGTTTCTCAATTAAGAAACGGGTTCATTATTGAAGATGTTACCAACAAGAAAAAAGTAAGCATTGGAAACTCAAGCCAGGTAAGCTTATTAGATAATATCGCAATGTTTACATTTGAAAAAGAAGTTCCTTTGTTCGAAGTTTTTGAAAATATTGCTAAAAACAATGAATACAAGGAGACTATTTCTCACAAATCTTCAGATGGAGATTTGAAAGATTTTATGTTGTCTTCACTTCCTAATTACGATACTGAAAGAGTATATGCTTCTGATATCAAGAAATTGGCTCAGTGGTATAATATTCTTCACAAAGCTGGATATATTACTCCAGACAGCTTCGTAAAAGCTGAACCTGAAACATTGGACGGTGAACCTGCTGAAGAAGTGAGCATTGAAAAAGAAGCTAAGAAAGCGGCTCCAAAAGCAGAGAAACCTGCTGTACCAAAAGTGAAAGCTACTTCAGCTGCAAAATCAGCTCCGAAGAGTACACACTCTAAAAAAGGATAA
- the mazG gene encoding nucleoside triphosphate pyrophosphohydrolase, which produces MNTKQEKLDAFGRLLDIMDDLREKCPWDQKQTLESLRHLTLEETYELSDAILQGDLQEIKKELGDVLLHLVFYAKIGSEKESFDIADVINSLNEKLIFRHPHIYGDTIVKDEEEVKQNWEKLKLKEGNKSILGGVPKSLPSLVKAYRIQDKVKGIGFEFHDAEDAWKKVDEEIQEFHEETDPVKKEQELGDVFFSLINYARISGINPDSALERTNLKFISRFQKMEGLADEQDLKLADMSLEEMDVLWEKAKRLS; this is translated from the coding sequence ATGAACACAAAACAGGAAAAGCTGGATGCTTTCGGAAGATTACTGGATATCATGGACGATCTTCGTGAGAAATGCCCGTGGGATCAGAAACAAACATTGGAATCACTTCGCCACCTGACGCTGGAAGAGACGTATGAACTTTCAGATGCCATTTTGCAGGGTGATTTACAGGAAATAAAAAAGGAGTTGGGTGATGTTTTGCTTCATTTGGTTTTCTATGCTAAAATTGGCTCTGAAAAAGAGAGTTTTGATATTGCAGATGTGATCAACTCACTCAATGAAAAGTTGATTTTCCGTCATCCGCATATTTATGGGGATACAATTGTGAAGGATGAAGAAGAAGTGAAGCAGAATTGGGAAAAACTGAAGTTAAAAGAAGGCAATAAATCTATTCTGGGAGGCGTACCAAAGAGTCTGCCGAGTTTGGTAAAAGCCTACAGAATACAGGATAAAGTAAAAGGTATCGGCTTTGAGTTCCATGATGCTGAAGATGCCTGGAAGAAAGTAGATGAAGAAATTCAGGAGTTTCATGAAGAGACTGATCCGGTGAAAAAAGAGCAGGAATTGGGAGATGTATTTTTCTCATTGATCAACTATGCCCGCATTTCAGGAATCAACCCGGATTCTGCTTTAGAAAGAACAAATCTGAAATTTATTTCAAGATTCCAGAAAATGGAAGGACTGGCGGACGAACAGGATTTAAAACTGGCAGATATGTCCCTTGAAGAAATGGATGTTCTCTGGGAAAAAGCAAAACGACTGTCATAA